Part of the Bacillus sp. BGMRC 2118 genome, AAGGGCTACCCGTAAACGATAATTGGAATAAATATAATAACTTCATTTTATCCTTATTATCGTTACATAAAGTTAAAATTCTTGGAGTATCGTGACTATCCAATAAATTAAATTGAACTTCATTCACATTATTTGGGTATGAATGAAGTACACCAGATATGATGTTTGCAAAATGAGAAGCCTTTACAGCATCTTTGGCGAAAAATTGTAAGGCACCATTCGTAAATGGATAATTCATAACAGCATCAAATTGGTCACCTTGCAACCAAGGCATGGAGTCATGCCAAATCTCACCTAATATGTATACGTCAGATTTTATTGTTTTTACAGCTTGCCTGAATTCTCTCCAAAATTGATGATCCACTTCGTTTGCAACATCTAAGCGCCAACCGTCAATATTAAATTCTCTTACCCAGTACCGTCCAACTTCTAACAAATATTCCTTTACTTCTGGGTTTTCTGTATTTAATTTGGGCATTTCTTTTACAAAGGCAAATGTATCATAGTTTGGCATAGGCTCTGTAATGATCGGAAATTCACGGAGGTGGAACCAGTTTTTATAAATTGAATTCTCACCATTTTCTAATACGTCCTGAAACTGTGGGAAATAATAGCCACTATGGTTAAATACCGCATCTAACATAACTTTAATGCCATGATCATGGCACGTTTTGACGAGCTGCTTAAATGTCTCTTTATCACCAAATTGCGGGTCAATTTCCATGTAGTCAATCGTATCATATTTATGATTAGACTTTGCCTTGAATATTGGGGTGAAATAGAGACCGGTTATACCCAAGTCTACTAAATGGTCGATATGATCCAGTATCCCTTGAAAGTCACCTCCGAAAAAATTGTTGAATTCGGGTTCAGTACTTCCCCAAGGAAGTGTACCAGGAGGGTTAATACTAGAATCACCGTTTGCAAATCGTTCTGGGAAGATTTGATACCATACTGTATCCTTTACCCAGTGTGGTGCTTGGAATACATCGACTTTATTAATGAAAGGAAAACAAAAATAATAGGCTGTATCATCTAGAGGCTTTTCAGAATAAAACCCTTTTTCTGTATAAATTAGTTTTTCTGAATCACTCTTTAACTCAAATCCATATCGTAATCTACGAAATGGAGGAGTGACTTCCACAAACCAATAGTCGAATAATTCATCTGACCCACTTATACTCATTGGTAATTGCTTAGTTTGAAACTGTCCTTCTTTCCAATCATAGGGATCACCACAAATTAGCTCAACTTTTTGTACATCATCTTTTTTGGTACGTAGGCGAATATGTAATGTAGCTTGATTGTATGCATATGCGTAATTATTTTTAGGTCTATGATAGATAGCTTCTTTTAGCACAATGTTTCACCTCATTATCAAATTATGCAAGCGTTTGCTTTTATTTTATTAGGTTATTAGAACATAAATAGAAAGTCAATAAATAACAGATAGTGTGAATGTATTAAGGCAAGCTGGGTATTATAAAATCGAGTTTGATAAAAAGTTGTTGTCAAACAGAAAATAGAATGTATAATGAAAATGTAACTACTTAGTGCAATCGTTTTCATAAAATATTTTTTTACATATTAGTGCAAACGTTTGTCATAAAAAGTAGTGGTTTTTTCAAAAAGAGACGGAGGGGTCAATATGAAAAAGTTATTTTCTATTTTTATGATTATGATCCTTGCTTTTGGCGTTCTTGCAGCTTGTGGTCCTCAAGAGGAAGCTGAAGAACCAGCAAAAGGCGGAGACGATAATCAAGCAGCAACTGGTGAAATGCCAGAAAAGCCAGAGAAACTTATAGTTTGGGAAGACACTGATAAAGGTGTTGCACTTCAACCAGCTATTGATAGCTTCACAGAAGAATACGGTATCGAAGTAGAATTTAAAGAATTAGGTATGGCTGACGAAATTCGTGAGCAATTACCACTTGATGGTCCTGCAGGTACTGGTCCAGATGTAGTAACTCTTCCACATGACCAAATTGGTCAAAACGTTGTTTCAGGTCAAATTATTGAATTAAATGTAGATCAAGAAGTTCTTGATACATTTACTGAAGCTTCAGTTTCAGCACAAATGTTTGATGGGAAGCTTTATGGTCTGCCAAAGGCTACTGAAACTCCAATCTTTATTTATAACAAAGCATTAATGGAAAAAGCTCCTGAAACATTTGATGAGCTTTATGAATATTCAAAAGGTCTTGGGAAAGACCAATTCGGTTTCTTAGCATTATGGGATAACTTCTATTTCTCTTATGGAATCATGGGTGGAATGGGCGGTTATGTATTTAAAAACAATGATGGTGCACTAGATGCGAAAGACCTTGGTTTAAGTAACGAAGGTGCTATCGAAGGTGCTACTTATATTCAAAAGTGGTATAAAGATGTATTCCCTAAAGGAATTATCGGTGAAAACGGTGGTTCAACGATGGACGGTCTATTCAACGAAGGTAAAGCTGCTTCTGTAATGAATGGTCCATGGGCTTTCCAAAGTATGAAGGACGCTGGAATTGATTACGGTGCAGCTCCACTTCCAAAGTTACCAAACGGTGAATATCCACAAACATTCATGGGAGTTAAAGGATGGCATGTAACGTCTTATTCTAAGCACCCAGAATGGTCAACTAAGCTAGTTGAATGGTTAACAAACTATGATAACGCTAAGACGCGTTTCGAACAAACTGCTGAGATCCCACCAGTTAAGAAATTAATTGAAGATCCAGTTATTGCTGAAAACGAAGGAGCAAAGGCTGTCGCTGTTCAATCTGAACGTGCTGTTCCAATGCCGAACATTCCAGAAATGGGAGAAGTTTGGGGACCAATGGCTACTGCACTTCAAACAGTTGCAAACCAAAAGGCAGAGCCTAAAGCTGCTTTAGAAGAAGCTGTTAAAACAATTAATACGAACATTGAAGCAAACCACAGCAATAAATAAGTCACAATAAAAAACGATAGCGGTACTTTCCTCAGAGGAAGGTACTGCTACTCGCTTTTTATCGTATAAAATACAGAAAATGTCCTTGCTTACCATATTTTTAGTGAGTGTGTAATAGAAAGGGGATACCATTTCATTATGGAACCGACTCTTGAATCATATCAATCAAACCATAGAAAAACTGCAACAGCCTTATCCATCATTCCAGGATTAGGGCAGTTATATAATCGTCAAACTTTAAAAGGAATTACATTCCTGGTTTTGACTCTTGCTTTTATTGTTGCGTTTAAGGACATCTTAAACTTGGGTTTATGGGGATTAGTTACTCTTGGGGAAAAACTTCCACGAGATAACTCTATCTTCCTTCTCATATATGGTATCCTTGCACTAATCGTCTTAGTATTAGGTATTGGATTCTATATATTTAACTTGAGAGATGCTTATAAGAATGGGCAAAAACGTGACTTAGGCTTCAAACTGCCAACATTACGTGAGCAATATCGAAATCTTGTTGATGTAGGTTTCCCTTACTTAATTATTTCTCCAGGATTATTATTGTTAATATTCGTCGTCATTTTCCCCATTATATTCTTAGTCCTTCTAGCCTTTACGAACTATGATTTATATCATTCCCCTCCAGCTAAATTAGTGGATTGGATTGGAATACAGAACTTTATTGATATTTTTAGATTAGAACTTTGGAGAAAGACATTCATTAGCGTTTTAGCCTGGACATTAATTTGGACCTTCGGGGCAACTACACTTCAAGTTGGTCTAGGTATTTTCCTTGCAATCCTAGTAAACCAAAAGGATTTAAAAGGAAAGGCGATTATTCGTACAATATTTATTTTACCTTGGGCTGTTCCAGCATTCGTATCCATTCTTGTATTCTCCGGAATGTTTAATGAATCCTTTGGAGCTATTAATCGAGACATACTTGAGCCATTAGGGATCGGTCCAATACCATGGATGACAGAAGTTTGGTGGACACGCTTAGCATTAATTTTAATCCAGTCTTGGCTCGGTTTCCCATTCATCTTTGCTATGGTAACCGGTGTTCTTCAATCTATTCCTAATGAATTATACGAAGCAGCAACAGTGGATGGAGCTTCAAAATGGCAGCAATTCAAGAATATAACGTTACCATTGGTTCTGTTCGCTACTGCACCGATCATGATTACGCAATACACGTTTAACTTTAATAACTTTAATGTAATTTTCCTATTTAACGGTGGTGGTCCTGCCGTTTCAGGTCAAAATGCAGGTGGTACAGATATCTTAATCTCATGGATTTATAACTTAACCATGACATCACTGCAATACAGTAAAGCTGCCGCTATTACATTGTTGCTGTCTGTACTTGTAATTACAGTGGCTATCTGGCAGTTTAAACGTTCAAAATCATTCCAAGAAGAGGATATGATGTAATATGACTAGTAAACAAGCAAATATTGTTCGATTGACCCTATCGTATTTAGTTGTTCTTATAATGGCAACTGTCATTTTATACCCAATCGTTTGGATTATCGGTTCATCTTTTAATCCAGGTAACAGTTTATCTGGATCAAGTATTATTCCTAAGAATGCAACGCTGGATCATTATAAATATTTATTCGATCCAGAGCAAAGTGACTATCTAATTTGGTATTGGAATTCTGTTAAGATCTCATTTTTAACCATGATTTTCTCGGTTATCTTAATTAGTTTAACGGCTTATTCATTCTCAAGATATCGTTTTATTGGAAGAAAGAATGGACTACTAACATTCCTAGTCCTTCAAATGATTCCAAACTTTGCAGCGCTGATTGCAATATTTGTACTTGCATTAGTTACAAAATTGTTAGATACTCATCTTGCATTAATCTTAATTTACGTCGGTGGTGCGATCCCGATGAACACCTGGTTAATGAAGGGGTATTTAGATACAATTCCAAAAGAGCTTGATGAATCCGCTCGTATGGATGGAGCAGGACACTTCCGTATTTTCTGGCAAATCGTTATGCCGTTAGCGAAGCCAATTATCTCAGTCGTGGCGCTATTTACATTTACTGCACCGTTTGCAGATTTTATCTTGGCTCGTATCATCTTAAGAAGTGAAGAAAACTTTACCCTTGCAGTAGGATTATACGATCTTATTAGTAACCAGTTTGGTAATGAATTTACGAAGTTTGCTGCTGGATCAGTATTGATAGCAATTCCGATTGCGATTCTTTTCTTATCATTCCAGAAGTACTTTGTATCAGGACTAACTGCAGGTGGAACGAAAGGTTAATAGAAAATGGTTAGAGGAGGAACGGAGATTGAGCAGAAAGATTATTCTATTGCTTATCCCGTTTCTTCTTTTTTACGGCTTACATACACAAGCTGATGAAAAAGAAGAACAGAGCTGGCAAGATGAAATGATTTATTTTATAATGATTGACCGTTTTAGCAATGGAGATACATCAAATGACTATGAAGTAAATCCTAATGACCCATCTGCCTATCATGGTGGAGATTTTAAAGGGATTATCAATCAATTAGATTATATTGATGAAATGGGATTCACGGCCATTTGGTTAACACCTATTGTAAAAAATGAAGAAAAAGGCTATCACGGCTACTGGACTGAAGACTTTTATGATGTGGAGGAGCATTTCGGTACGCTAGAGGAATTTAAAACACTGGTCGATGAAGCACATAAACGTGATATCAAGGTCATTCTAGACTTAGTCGTAAATCATACGGGATACAAGCACCCATGGTTAGTAGAAACAGATAAGCAAGATTGGTTTCATGAGCGTAAAGATATTTCCAACTGGGAAGACCAAGACGATGTTGAAAATGGTCAACTAGCAGGACTACCTGATTTGGCACAAGAAAATCCAGAGGTTGAAAAATACCTTCTTGATATGGCAAAATGGTGGATTACGGAAACAGACATTGATGGCTATCGTTTAGATACAGTAAAACACGTACCAAAGCCATTTTGGGAAAAGTTTTCAAAGGAAGTAAACAGTGTGAAGGAAGACTTCTTCTTACTTGGAGAGGTTTGGCACAATGACCCACGGTATGTTGCATCATATGGTGAAACAGGGATTGACGCATTTGTAGATTATCCTCTATTTGAAAAGCTGGTTGATACATTCAAGGAACCAGATAAGCGTCTCGACTGGTTACTTCAAATTTGGCTAAGAAATCAGTCTTTCTATGAAAACCCTTACCTATTAGGTACATTCCTGGATAATCATGATAACGTCCGCTTTACGAGGGAAATTATCCAAGAAAGACAAAATCCTGAGACACGGTTAAAGTTAGCACTTACGTATCTTTACGGAGCTCCTGGCATTCCAATTGTCTACTACGGTACAGAAATAGCGCTAGATGGTGGTAATGATCCAGACAACCGCAGAATGATGAGCTTCCGTGCAGATAAAGTAATTATTGATTATATCGCTAAATTAGCAGATATTCGTAAACAATACCCTTCACTTCAAAAGGGTGATTTTGAGCTGTTATTTGAAGAAAAAGGGATGGCTGTGTTCAAAAGAACGTACAAAGATGACATTACAATTCTAGCTATTAACAACTCATCATCAACGATGACAGCTACTATACCATCCGATAAAATAGGTGATGGGAAAGAGTTGAGAGCACTATTAAATGATGAGCTGATTAGAACTTCTAAAGGCTCATTCAATATTTCTATGGATCGAGAAACATCAAATATCTTTGAAGTACATGAGA contains:
- a CDS encoding extracellular solute-binding protein, with the protein product MKKLFSIFMIMILAFGVLAACGPQEEAEEPAKGGDDNQAATGEMPEKPEKLIVWEDTDKGVALQPAIDSFTEEYGIEVEFKELGMADEIREQLPLDGPAGTGPDVVTLPHDQIGQNVVSGQIIELNVDQEVLDTFTEASVSAQMFDGKLYGLPKATETPIFIYNKALMEKAPETFDELYEYSKGLGKDQFGFLALWDNFYFSYGIMGGMGGYVFKNNDGALDAKDLGLSNEGAIEGATYIQKWYKDVFPKGIIGENGGSTMDGLFNEGKAASVMNGPWAFQSMKDAGIDYGAAPLPKLPNGEYPQTFMGVKGWHVTSYSKHPEWSTKLVEWLTNYDNAKTRFEQTAEIPPVKKLIEDPVIAENEGAKAVAVQSERAVPMPNIPEMGEVWGPMATALQTVANQKAEPKAALEEAVKTINTNIEANHSNK
- a CDS encoding sugar ABC transporter permease, which gives rise to MEPTLESYQSNHRKTATALSIIPGLGQLYNRQTLKGITFLVLTLAFIVAFKDILNLGLWGLVTLGEKLPRDNSIFLLIYGILALIVLVLGIGFYIFNLRDAYKNGQKRDLGFKLPTLREQYRNLVDVGFPYLIISPGLLLLIFVVIFPIIFLVLLAFTNYDLYHSPPAKLVDWIGIQNFIDIFRLELWRKTFISVLAWTLIWTFGATTLQVGLGIFLAILVNQKDLKGKAIIRTIFILPWAVPAFVSILVFSGMFNESFGAINRDILEPLGIGPIPWMTEVWWTRLALILIQSWLGFPFIFAMVTGVLQSIPNELYEAATVDGASKWQQFKNITLPLVLFATAPIMITQYTFNFNNFNVIFLFNGGGPAVSGQNAGGTDILISWIYNLTMTSLQYSKAAAITLLLSVLVITVAIWQFKRSKSFQEEDMM
- a CDS encoding alpha-amylase, yielding MSRKIILLLIPFLLFYGLHTQADEKEEQSWQDEMIYFIMIDRFSNGDTSNDYEVNPNDPSAYHGGDFKGIINQLDYIDEMGFTAIWLTPIVKNEEKGYHGYWTEDFYDVEEHFGTLEEFKTLVDEAHKRDIKVILDLVVNHTGYKHPWLVETDKQDWFHERKDISNWEDQDDVENGQLAGLPDLAQENPEVEKYLLDMAKWWITETDIDGYRLDTVKHVPKPFWEKFSKEVNSVKEDFFLLGEVWHNDPRYVASYGETGIDAFVDYPLFEKLVDTFKEPDKRLDWLLQIWLRNQSFYENPYLLGTFLDNHDNVRFTREIIQERQNPETRLKLALTYLYGAPGIPIVYYGTEIALDGGNDPDNRRMMSFRADKVIIDYIAKLADIRKQYPSLQKGDFELLFEEKGMAVFKRTYKDDITILAINNSSSTMTATIPSDKIGDGKELRALLNDELIRTSKGSFNISMDRETSNIFEVHEKTGLNWKFIGAMIGVWVVFGLFIIYIKRRSKAQKN
- a CDS encoding sugar ABC transporter permease translates to MTSKQANIVRLTLSYLVVLIMATVILYPIVWIIGSSFNPGNSLSGSSIIPKNATLDHYKYLFDPEQSDYLIWYWNSVKISFLTMIFSVILISLTAYSFSRYRFIGRKNGLLTFLVLQMIPNFAALIAIFVLALVTKLLDTHLALILIYVGGAIPMNTWLMKGYLDTIPKELDESARMDGAGHFRIFWQIVMPLAKPIISVVALFTFTAPFADFILARIILRSEENFTLAVGLYDLISNQFGNEFTKFAAGSVLIAIPIAILFLSFQKYFVSGLTAGGTKG
- a CDS encoding alpha-glycosidase, yielding MLKEAIYHRPKNNYAYAYNQATLHIRLRTKKDDVQKVELICGDPYDWKEGQFQTKQLPMSISGSDELFDYWFVEVTPPFRRLRYGFELKSDSEKLIYTEKGFYSEKPLDDTAYYFCFPFINKVDVFQAPHWVKDTVWYQIFPERFANGDSSINPPGTLPWGSTEPEFNNFFGGDFQGILDHIDHLVDLGITGLYFTPIFKAKSNHKYDTIDYMEIDPQFGDKETFKQLVKTCHDHGIKVMLDAVFNHSGYYFPQFQDVLENGENSIYKNWFHLREFPIITEPMPNYDTFAFVKEMPKLNTENPEVKEYLLEVGRYWVREFNIDGWRLDVANEVDHQFWREFRQAVKTIKSDVYILGEIWHDSMPWLQGDQFDAVMNYPFTNGALQFFAKDAVKASHFANIISGVLHSYPNNVNEVQFNLLDSHDTPRILTLCNDNKDKMKLLYLFQLSFTGSPCIYYGDEIGMTGGQDPGCRKCMIWDKEKQDLELFGFVKKLIALRKTEPAFGNQGSFQFIEANDETNHVIYKKTVENESLLFIINNSATDLEIEAPISTTATDLLTGDIVEPGSIQLQTYGFKVLKVIES